One genomic region from Dehalobacter restrictus DSM 9455 encodes:
- a CDS encoding Rqc2 family fibronectin-binding protein, with protein sequence MALDSITLYHLLKELEPVLVGTRIDKIQQPEKEEVHLLLRSPGKNLRLLLNAGSTSARLHLTEQNKKNPVSPPMFCMILRKHLEGGKIIGISQSGLERIITLTVQNYNERGDLQDYQLILEVMGKHSNLILVDPQTNIVLDGIRRYSHLLSRHREVLPGRLYISPPSQHKAEAVSDEQKWMSVILGYPLDRKVCDVLVNLFDGISPELAKELVLRACLELDVLLDNCGQIDLSRLFQAYSFFLLAKQDTAVDPCVYYQSGRDKNMPAAFTFIPYVQYEGLKLQKTSFLNDAVDLYYTQRMTSQKNEAKKGSLRKIVQDHFAHVSKKDGIYRETISKAQKGLKAQKLGELLTANLYQLSPGMEEVTVEDYTDPDYKPVTIGLDPNLTGIDNAQRYYKTYNKAKATIRKTEPLQETAQEEMNYLQTLTLSIDQAENDIELNEIYQELIDQGYISKKQDKHVTKKKPSAGKEQNSFSQPHVYLSKSGKTILVGRNNKQNDRMTWREAKPGDLWLHVKNIPGSHVIVPLSEEEEFPDDNTLLDAAALAIYFSQARGSSHVPVDYTHVRQIKKPRGAKPGMVVYEQNWSLLLTPEQDAIERLLATEQQITR encoded by the coding sequence CTGCTGTTAAATGCCGGCAGCACTTCCGCCAGACTGCATCTGACTGAGCAAAATAAAAAAAATCCTGTCTCACCTCCGATGTTCTGCATGATTCTACGCAAACATCTCGAAGGCGGCAAGATTATCGGGATCAGCCAGTCCGGACTGGAACGCATCATTACCCTGACCGTACAGAATTACAATGAAAGAGGCGATCTTCAAGATTATCAGCTTATCCTGGAAGTCATGGGCAAGCACAGCAATTTGATTTTAGTCGATCCTCAGACCAACATTGTTCTGGACGGAATCAGACGGTATTCCCATCTCCTGAGCAGACACCGGGAAGTGCTTCCCGGAAGATTGTATATCTCACCGCCTTCCCAGCATAAAGCCGAAGCTGTCAGCGATGAACAAAAATGGATGTCAGTCATCCTTGGGTACCCGCTTGACCGGAAAGTCTGTGATGTCCTGGTGAATCTGTTTGACGGTATCAGCCCTGAACTGGCCAAAGAGCTTGTTCTGAGGGCTTGTCTTGAGCTAGATGTGCTTCTTGACAACTGCGGACAAATTGACCTGAGCCGTCTTTTCCAAGCTTATTCCTTTTTCCTGCTGGCCAAACAGGATACAGCCGTTGATCCGTGCGTATATTATCAGTCCGGACGGGACAAGAACATGCCGGCTGCTTTTACCTTTATTCCGTATGTGCAGTACGAAGGTCTCAAACTTCAGAAAACGTCGTTCCTAAATGACGCGGTAGATTTGTATTACACCCAAAGAATGACCAGTCAGAAGAATGAGGCCAAAAAAGGCTCGCTCCGTAAGATTGTCCAGGATCATTTTGCGCACGTCAGCAAGAAAGACGGCATCTATCGCGAGACAATCTCCAAGGCTCAAAAAGGGCTGAAAGCTCAAAAACTAGGAGAACTTTTGACGGCCAATCTCTATCAGCTTTCACCGGGTATGGAGGAAGTTACCGTAGAAGACTATACCGATCCCGATTACAAACCTGTTACCATTGGGCTTGACCCAAACCTGACCGGCATTGATAATGCGCAGCGCTACTACAAGACCTACAATAAGGCCAAAGCAACAATCAGGAAAACTGAACCATTGCAAGAAACTGCCCAGGAAGAAATGAATTATCTTCAGACGCTCACTTTAAGCATTGATCAAGCTGAAAACGATATCGAACTTAATGAAATCTATCAGGAACTGATTGATCAAGGGTATATCTCCAAAAAACAGGATAAGCATGTGACGAAAAAGAAACCGTCTGCTGGAAAAGAACAGAATTCTTTCTCTCAGCCACATGTCTATCTGTCTAAGAGCGGCAAAACCATTTTGGTCGGACGCAACAATAAGCAAAATGACCGGATGACCTGGCGGGAAGCGAAGCCGGGCGATCTATGGCTCCACGTCAAGAATATTCCGGGTTCCCATGTCATTGTTCCTCTGTCTGAAGAGGAGGAGTTCCCGGACGATAATACCTTGCTCGATGCTGCGGCACTGGCCATTTATTTCAGCCAGGCCAGGGGGTCTTCCCATGTCCCTGTCGACTATACTCACGTCCGGCAAATCAAAAAACCCCGGGGGGCCAAACCCGGGATGGTTGTTTATGAGCAAAACTGGTCTCTTCTATTGACACCGGAGCAGGATGCTATCGAGCGGCTCCTAGCTACCGAACAACAGATAACTCGATAA
- the pyrE gene encoding orotate phosphoribosyltransferase, protein MSDHSTTERLNENDILDIFKETGALLQGHFLLTSGKHSARYMQCAQVLQYPRKAAVLGKDLAGKFGGMEIETVIGPAMGGIVVAHEVGRNLGVKAIFTERQNGEMALRRGFKLEPGEKVLVVEDVITTGGSVKEVINIVKEAGAVPVGVGVLVDRSGGKADFDGLLLHSLIQMNIEAYEPDDCPLCKQGIPWEKPGSRGIK, encoded by the coding sequence GTGTCTGATCATTCAACGACTGAAAGATTAAATGAAAATGACATTCTCGATATTTTCAAGGAGACCGGAGCGCTGCTTCAAGGTCATTTTCTTCTTACTTCAGGGAAACACAGCGCGCGTTACATGCAGTGCGCTCAGGTACTTCAGTATCCGAGGAAAGCTGCAGTACTCGGAAAGGATCTGGCCGGAAAGTTTGGAGGAATGGAGATCGAAACCGTTATTGGTCCTGCGATGGGCGGGATTGTCGTCGCCCATGAGGTTGGCCGGAACTTAGGGGTAAAAGCGATCTTTACCGAAAGGCAGAATGGGGAAATGGCGCTCAGGAGAGGATTCAAGCTTGAACCTGGCGAAAAAGTCCTCGTGGTCGAAGATGTTATCACGACCGGCGGATCGGTTAAAGAAGTCATCAATATCGTCAAGGAAGCCGGTGCAGTTCCGGTCGGTGTAGGCGTGCTTGTGGACCGTAGTGGTGGCAAAGCTGATTTTGACGGACTTTTGCTGCACAGCTTGATCCAGATGAATATTGAAGCTTATGAGCCGGATGATTGCCCGCTTTGCAAGCAGGGTATCCCGTGGGAGAAACCTGGGAGCCGGGGAATAAAATAA